The genomic DNA ATCAGCGGCATATCCTCGCATGCTGTTGGGGGTGGTTCGACTCGTCGAACCACCCCCAACAGTGACGTCAGCGAGCCGAAACGGTTCCTCCGGCTGCGGTGATCTTCGCCTCGGCGGATGAGGACCAGGAATCAACCTCGACCTCGACCTTGACGGAGATCTCGCCGGTTCCGAGAATCTTCACCGGCTTACCGTCGCGCACTGCGCGCTTGGCAACAAGATCCTCAACCGTCACCTTGCCGCCCTCGGGGTAAAGCTCCTGGAGCTTGCCCACGTTGACAACCTGGTATTCGACGCGGAAGGGGTTCTTGAATCCACGAAGCTTCGGCAGACGCATGTGAATCGGCATCTGGCCGCCCTCGAATCGAGCGGGAACCTGGTAGCGGGCCTTCGTGCCCTTAGTTCCACGGC from Schaalia sp. ZJ405 includes the following:
- the rplO gene encoding 50S ribosomal protein L15: MADSKKTQQGEKVQITKLHHLRPAPGAKTAKTRVGRGEGSKGKTAGRGTKGTKARYQVPARFEGGQMPIHMRLPKLRGFKNPFRVEYQVVNVGKLQELYPEGGKVTVEDLVAKRAVRDGKPVKILGTGEISVKVEVEVDSWSSSAEAKITAAGGTVSAR